From a single Brassica oleracea var. oleracea cultivar TO1000 chromosome C5, BOL, whole genome shotgun sequence genomic region:
- the LOC106293243 gene encoding cell wall protein DAN4-like gives MARVHLLLCFTLLFASVTLFDAASAFVKLKPSLPQIEDPKTVGDVEGYTVQVVMVFVGDLEKECPKTSKFKMFFDKLRGFAKYVCPLKIFGKKDDADMKAKEAGILKTIASFAIGRIKREIQEEKQEAIETFKFMKSLAGRILGGRKKEEKATTTLTPEQLKEIKDGILKWQTVIVKITNTMVVSTTNSEGSAGSNPGAGIPSTDTDNQSQGTPSADTNNESQGTTGSSSSPNSGSATGSPSNKPSAGSNPGAGTPSTDTNNQSQGTTNTASSGSATTSQTTEVTVTEVETQTSEQVMTFLMNLEKKCPPKEEYKQFFEKLKSTMTGSAKVSSPKKKGGLFGMIKGAVGKIGDAMQFIRSRIGNKSAEVKKSMETYQAEVIKNMEELNAIYAKIVSQNQSKKGGAMTCTPEQQAEIKTTITKWEQVTTQFVEVAIKSETSTTTSTSTSASTGTAQAN, from the exons ATGGCAAGAGTTCATCTATTGTTGTGCTTCACTCTTCTATTTGCATCTGTAACCCTTTTTGACGCGGCTTCAGCTTTTGTGAAGCTAAAGCCATCTTTGCCTCAGATTGAAGATCCGAAGACGGTGGGTGATGTGGAAGGCTACACTGTTCAAGTAGTGATGGTATTTGTGGGGGACCTCGAGAAAGAATGTCCTAAAACAAGCAAATTCAAAATGTTCTTCGACAAACTCAGAGGATTTGCCAAGTATGTTTGCCCACTAAAAATATTTGGCAAAAAGGACGATGCTGACATGAAGGCCAAAGAAGCAGGCATCCTCAAAACAATTGCCTCTTTTGCTATTGGAAGG ATAAAGAGGGAAATTCAAGAGGAAAAACAGGAAGCTATCGAAACCTTTAAGTTTATGAAATCCTTGGCTGGTAGAATTTTGGGTGGCCGCAAGAAAGAAGAGAAAGCAACCACGACACTAACACCTGAACAGCTGAAAGAAATCAAAGATGGGATCTTGAAGTGGCAGACTGTAATTGTTAAGATCACAAACACTATGGTAGTTAGCACAACAAACAGTGAAGGCTCTGCTGGTTCAAATCCTGGAGCTGGAATTCCCTCTACGGATACAGACAATCAATCTCAAGGTACTCCCTCTGCGGATACAAACAACGAATCTCAAGGTACCACTGGAAGCTCTTCGAGTCCTAACTCCGGAAGCGCTACTGGAAGTCCATCAAACAAGCCGTCAGCTGGTTCAAATCCTGGAGCTGGAACTCCCTCAACGGATACAAACAATCAATCTCAAGGTACCACGAACACTGCTTCAAGTGGAAGTGCAACTACTAGCCAGACCACGGAGGTGACAGTGACAGAAGTCGAGACTCAGACTTCCGAACAAGTTATGACATTCCTAATGAACCTAGAGAAGAAGTGTCCACCAAAGGAGGAATACAAGCAATTTTTCGAGAAACTAAAGAGTACCATGACAGGTTCCGCAAAGGTTTCTTCTCCTAAGAAAAAAGGAGGCTTGTTCGGTATGATCAAAGGTGCTGTTGGGAAAATAGGTGATGCCATGCAATTTATTCGTTCAAGAATTGGAAACAAATCAGCAGAA GTAAAGAAGTCAATGGAAACTTACCAAGCAGAAGTGATAAAGAATATGGAAGAGCTAAATGCAATCTACGCTAAAATTGTAAGCCAAAATCAAAGCAAGAAAGGAGGAGCAATGACATGCACACCAGAACAACAAGCAGAGATTAAGACGACAATCACCAAGTGGGAACAAGTCACAACCCAGTTCGTTGAGGTTGCTATTAAGAGTGAAACTTCGACAACTACTTCTACTTCAACATCAGCCTCCACGGGAACAGCGCAGGCAAATTGA